From a region of the Mercurialis annua linkage group LG1-X, ddMerAnnu1.2, whole genome shotgun sequence genome:
- the LOC126655972 gene encoding uncharacterized protein LOC126655972 has translation MATPTSPPPSGSAASNSPEFQFWMLDRKPSSPDPNLLPADQLFLDGVLLPLHLLQNRHTQPQISNSIPSDSTATTSLTSSKRWKLDLFRKADKKPTSVATPDIPQQHSISIPQKEKRREKKSSSSAELNINLWPFSRSRSAGNSGSRPRMIPPGTTRKVSSAPCSRSNSAGESKSRKWPGSPGRAGVHLGRSSPVWQVRRGEKMTGNKDRGGSSKTTMSSESSRKAKVVNLNAPMCMGYRQNLSCRNISSSSGEARTTTSTGGGGGGTLFNLRNLFTKKVY, from the coding sequence ATGGCTACCCCAACATCTCCTCCACCCAGCGGCAGCGCTGCTTCCAACTCCCCTGAGTTCCAATTCTGGATGCTCGACCGTAAACCCTCTTCCCCGGACCCCAATCTCCTCCCCGCCGACCAACTCTTTCTTGACGGCGTACTTCTCCCTCTCCACCTCCTCCAAAATCGGCACACTCAACCCCAAATAAGCAACTCCATACCATCAGACTCGACTGCCACCACCTCTTTAACCTCTTCCAAAAGATGGAAATTAGATTTGTTCAGAAAAGCCGACAAGAAACCTACTTCTGTTGCAACACCAGACATCCCACAACAACATAGTATTAGTATCCCGCAAAAAGaaaagaggagagagaaaaagagcTCATCTTCTGCTGAATTGAACATCAATCTATGGCCTTTTTCACGCAGTAGATCCGCAGGTAACAGTGGAAGCCGACCCAGAATGATTCCCCCCGGAACCACCCGTAAGGTGAGCAGCGCTCCTTGCTCACGGAGTAATTCAGCCGGAGAATCCAAGTCCAGAAAGTGGCCCGGCAGTCCGGGTCGGGCTGGCGTTCATTTGGGCCGGAGCAGTCCCGTCTGGCAGGTGAGGCGTGGTGAAAAGATGACGGGTAACAAAGATCGCGGTGGGAGCAGTAAAACAACAATGAGCAGCGAGAGTAGTAGAAAAGCCAAAGTAGTGAACTTGAATGCTCCCATGTGTATGGGATACAGGCAGAATTTGAGCTGTAGAAATATTAGTAGTAGTTCAGGCGAAGCTAGAACCACCACCTCTactggtggtggtggtggtggtacTCTTTTCAATTTACGCAACCTCTTTACTAAAAAGGtctactaa